In Flavobacterium sp. 83, the genomic window TTTCCATCTTCATCGGTAGCTTCCATTCTTCCATAACCATTCCATTCTACATCAACATTTTTTTCGTTTCCTTCTTCGTCTTTAATTGTTCCGCTGCCATATTTTCCATTCATATCAACATTTCCATTGATTGAATTTCCATCATCGTCTGATCCATTTACATTGTAGTTGTATTCATAATCTCCAGAAGTTCCTGTTCTATGTTCATATTTGTAATCCGAATCAGTATGGTAATTTTCCTCAGTTGTAGAAAAGCTTTGTGTGCTTTGTGTTTCGGTATTAATATTTGATGTTTCAGTACTTTTATTACTTTTTTTTTTATTGGAACAAGAAAATATAATTAAGGAAAATAATATAAAAAAAATGGATTTAATTAAGTTTTTACTATTCATGATTTTTGGGTTTATATTTATTCCTCGTTATTACAAACAAAATTGTAAATACCTGACATAACGGAACCTGGAACTATTCTGTTTTCATATACTGGAAAGTCATCATTACTAGTTACTTTACCATAACGATCATATACAATTCGTTCTTTAATATCATATTTTTTTTCGGAACAGTTTATTATAAAAAATGTCATAGAATGACCACCACCAGTTTTAATATATTTCCCTTTTTTTGTTTTAACCGTTTTTGTTGGGTTGGTTTTTTTTACCCAAACCTCTTTTGAGCTATCAGTGACCTTTTCAATTAATACAAAATAATCAGCACCATCAGTTCCTGAAGCTGCATATGAAAATTCTTCGTCAGATTGCGAAAAACATTGATTGAAGAATAATAAAAATGCTATTGTTGAAAATAATTTTGTTTTCATTTTTTATTTAATGGTTATTATTGCAATTATTGAGTTCTCAAAAGTAGTTTGTTGTTTTTCCATTCTTTTACGGGAAACCGTAAGCATCCGTTTTATTTTAAAAGAAAAAAGGATAGCGACTTGAAATAAGTTTATGTTAATCCTTAAAGTCATGTTTATTCACAGAATTTATTATCGATCATCTATTTCTTCCATTTTCTTAAATTTCCAAAAAAAGTATATCTTTAGCCAACAATAATCAAAACTCCAAAACCAAAAAATATGGAAGACCAAAAACCAGACGATTTTAAAAGAGAATTAGGATTACTAGACGGGACCATGCTTGTGGTGGGTTCCATGATAGGTTCCGGGATATTTATTGTAAGCTCAGATATGGTGCGCCAGGTGGGTTCAGCAGGTTGGCTTATCGCTATATGGGTGCTTACTGCTATGCTGACTATTACTGCAGCGGTTAGTTACGGTGAGTTGAGTGCGATGTTTCCCAAAGCAGGAGGACAATATGTTTATATCAAAGAAGCTTACGGAAAATTGATAGGATTTTTATATGGTTGGAGCTTCTTTGCTGTCATACAAACGGGGACTATTGCTGCGGTGGGTGTGGCTTTTTCAAAATTCGCCGCCTACATTTATGCCCCTTTGAGCGATGAAAATATTCTTTTTGAAATGGGTTATTTTAAGCTCAATGCGGCACAAATTGTTTCTATTATTACGATTATTTTGCTTACTTATATCAATAGTCGCGGGGTGAAAAATAGTAAAATTTTACAGACTGTTTTGACAGTTATCAAAATTTCGTCATTACTGGGATTGATTATTTTTGGTTTTATTCTGGGTGCCAAAGCTGAGGTTTGGGATGCTAACTGGACTAATGCCTGGGATTCTAAAGCACTTGATGTTGCCAGTGGATCTTGGCTTCCTATAAGTGGTACGGCATTGTTATCTGGATTTGTGGCCGCTTTTGTGGGTTCTCAATTTTCAAGTGTGGCTTGGGAAGGGGTTACTTTTATCGCAGAGGAAATTAAAAATCCAAAGCGCAATGTGGGTTTGAGCCTTTTTCTGGGGACGTTAATCGTTGGGTTTATTTACACGATGGCTAATGTAATGTATGTGGCTGTTCTTCCTTTGCAAGATATTGCAACTGCAAAATCAGACAGGGTTGCTGTTGTGGCATCGCAAGTGATTTTTGGTGGTATGGGTACTTTAATCATTGCAGTGATGATTATGATTTCGACTTTTGCCTGTAACAACGGCTTGATTATGGCTGGAGCAAGAGTGTATTATACAATGGCAAAAGATGGTGTGTTTTTTAAAAAAGCGGCAAATCTTAATCATGCAAGTGTTCCGGAATGGGCTTTATGGGCACAGTGCATCTGGGCTTCGGTTTTGTGTTTAACTGGTAAATATGGAGCGTTATTAGATTTTGTGGTTATTATTGTTTTGATTTTTTACATACTTACCATTTACGGAATTTTTATTCTGCGTAAAAAAATGCCGAATGTAGAGAGACCGTATAAGGCTTTTGGTTATCCATTTTTACCTATGTTTTTTATTGTAGTTTCATCTATAATTTCGGTTACATTACTAGTAACGAAAACAAGTACTTGCGGTTGGGGTGTTTTTATAATGTTGCTGGGTATCCCGGTGTATTATTTGACAAAAATGAAAGAGTAGTTTTCAAACAAAAAATTGAAGATGTCCTATTCTCTATGCTATTAATTGGCAGACACTGCAATCCATAACTTGATTTCTTATTTGTGTGAGAGATAACAGTGAAAAAAAAATACTGCGAATACCCCAAGTTTTTGTGGAGGGTAACGCCCACAAAATACGTTAATTTATACTATAAAAACAGAAAACCCGCCTTGAGACCAAGACGGGTTTTTCTAGTGTAGTAAGCACTTGCTTAATGTTAGTCAACTGCGTTTTCTAACACTAACTCTTCATGAAAAGGGAGATTCCAAGCTTCGGCAACTCCTTTGTAAAGGATTTTTCCGTTAGCTATGTTCAATCCTTTTTTCAATTCTTCATTTTCGGCACATGCTTTTTGCCATCCTTTGTTTGCTAATTGCAACGCGTAAGGTAAAGTAGCATTAGTAAGTGCCAATGTTGAAGTATAAGGAACTGCCCCAGGCATATTAGCCACGCAGTAATGTACGATATCGTCTATGATGAAAGTTGGGTTTTCGTGTGTTGTAGGCGTGCAAGTTTCGATACATCCTCCTTGATCAACCGCTACGTCAACTACTACCGTTCCCGGGCTCATTAGTTTCAACATATCACGGGTGATTAAATGCGGTGCTTTGGCTCCTGGGATTAAAACAGCTCCGATAACTAAATCAGCAGTAGCAATTGCTTCACGGATATTGTAATGGTTTGAGATAATTGTGATCACATTAGCTGGCATCACATCAGATAAATAACGCAAACGCGCTAAGCTTACATCCATAATGGTTACTTGAGCACCAAAACCAGCGGCCATTTTTGCTGCTTGTGTTCCTACGATTCCACCACCTAATACTAATACTTTAGCAGGAGGAACTCCCGGAACGCCACCTAAAAGGATTCCTTTTCCTTTCAATGGTTTCTCTAAATATTTAGCACCTTCCTGAATTGACATACGGCCTGCCACTTCTGACATGGGTACCAATAAAGGCAAACTACGGTCTGCTTTTTCAACAGTTTCATAGGCTAAACATACTGCGCCACGCTCAATCATAGCATGCGTCAATGGTTCAGATGAGGCGAAATGAAAATAGGTAAATAATAATTGGTCTTTTTTGATCAAAGGATATTCAGAAGCGATAGGCTCTTTTACTTTGATTATCATTTCAGCAATGCTATATATGTCTTCAATTGTTGGCAATAATTCTGCTCCAGCCTCAGCATATGCTTTGTCGCTAAAACCACTATTTTCACCGGCACTTGCTTGTACATAAACAATATGGCCTTGTTTTTTGAATTCGGCAACACCTGCAGGAGTAAGCGCTACACGGTTTTCGTTATTTTTGATTTCTTTGGGAATTCCGATTATCATAGTGATGTATTTAAATGTTTGAATTTAATTGCATTACAAATTTATAGATAAAGAAAATATTATTGCTATATGGTCTTAAATTAAGAAAATATTATTTTTATTTAGTAATTTAGCATAAAATATTTCTGAATATAAGTTTTTTTATATTTCTAAAAAGAAAAATAAACTGCTTTTGAATCTAAAAAAAGAATCAACTAATTATGATACTGGACGAAACCGACAAAAAAATCTTACGTCTTCTTCAGGAAGATGCGCATTTGACACTGAAAGATATTGCCAATCAAATCAACCTTTCGCTGACACCGGTTCATGACAGGGTAAAACGTTTGGAAAAAGAAGGTATTATTGAGAAGTATGTTTCGATTTTGAATAAAAAGAAATTAGGTAAAAATCTGACGGTATATTGTCAGGTGACTCTTGTCAAACAAACCTATGATATTTCAGAAGGATTCAATCAAGCAATACTGAATTTACCCGAAGTCGTCGAATGTAATTTTGTCTCCGGAAGTTTTGATTATATGTTGAAAATTGTATTACCGGATATGGAAAGTTACCATCATTTTCATCAGAAAAAATTGTCGGTTCTGTCCGAGGTTTCTTTGATTAATAGCTTTTTTATTATTTCGGAAGTGAAGAGTACCACTGTTTTGCCGATTTAAATTATAGGGTTGTTCTACTAAAAAAATGGAACAAAGATAATTCAGTTTAAAACAAAAAAATCCATCCCGATTTATTGGGACGGATTTTCTATTTAATTCAGGTTGGGTTGCTATTATCTAAAACTAAAAACTAAAAACTAAAAACTAAAAAAGGCAACACGCAACCTGTAATTGAAAGGCTAGTAATACGTAAAACGTCTTACTTTGGCAATGTATTTTGCTAATCGGATTACCTGGTGGCTGTATCCGTATTCGTTGTCGTACCAAATGTAGAGTACAATATTTTTTCCGTCGTTAGAAACTATCGTTGCATTACTGTCATATATTGATGGTGCCGAAGTCCCTACAATATCCGATGAAACTAATTCGTTGTTCAAGGAGTATTTGATTTGCTCTACCAATTCGCCTTCTAAAGCATATTTTTTCATGATGGCATTGATTTCCTGAATTGAAGTGGCTCTGGAAACCTCTAGATTTAGAACTACTAATGAACCATTAGGAACTGGTACTCTGATGGCATTAGAAGTCAGTTTTCCTTCAAGTGACGGTAACGCTTTTGCTACAGCACTGCCTGCACCAGTTTCCGTAATTACCATGTTTAAAGCTGCTGCTCTTCCGCGACGGTATTTTTTATGCATATTATCAACTAGATTCTGGTCGTTAGTATAAGCGTGAATTGTTTCTAAATGTCCTTTTACAACGCCTAAAGTATCTTCGACAGCTTTCAAGATTGGAGTAATCGCATTTGTTGTACAGGATGCAGCCGAAAAAATGTTTATTTCATCTGGATTGTATTCGTTTTGATTTACGCCATGAACAATATTCGGAACTCCTTTTCCAGGAGCAGTAAGCAAAACTTTATCTACCCCTTTTGAAATTAAATGCCTGCTTAAAGCTTCGTGATTTGTGAAAGCTCCTGTATTATCAATGACTAAAGCATTGTCGATGCCATAAAGGGTATAATCAATTTCTTCGGGTGCATTTGCTGTGATAATGTGAACTGTTGTGCCGTTAATTATCAAAGCATTGTTTTTTGTGTCAGCAACAACCGATCCTTGAAAATCGCCATGAATAGAATCATAACGCAATAAGGAGGCTCTTTTTTCCAGTGAAGTGGCGTCGTTTTTATCACGGGTTACAATGGCTCTCAATCGCAACTGATTTCCTTTTCCTGTTTTTGAAAGTAACTCACGAGCCAGCAATCTTCCAATTCTGCCAAAACCATACAACACTACATCTTTAGGTTGAATTTCCTCTGAATTTCTGGCGCCTTTTAATTTGTCTAATATAAAATGTCTGGTATCAGGGTATTTTTCGTCTTCTAAACGATATTCATAAGTAAGTTTTCCAATATCCAGTTTTGAAGCCGGTAAATCCAATTCTAAAACAGCTCTGGCTATTTCTACTGAATCAAATACCGAAATGGGTTTTCCCACAAATTCACCTGCATAATCATGCAAGTTGATGATTTCGCTTACGTTTCTGTCAATTAATTGATTCCTGAATAAAACCATTTCAATTGATTTGTCATACCATAAATCACTGATGATTTTAATCAATTCTACTCCTGCACGGCGTCTGTCTGCTTGAAATGAAACTTCTTTTTCGTAAGTAATACTCATGTGAAAATTTGTAAAATAAATTAATGATTTTTTAAATTTGGCGCAAAAGTACCTATTTCAATCGATTTCGTAAGCTGTTTTATGATTTATTTTTAAAATAAAAAAGCCACCTTGGTTTTTCAAGATGGCTTACATTTTTGGGATTATTAGTATTAGATGATGATTCGAATGGTTTCTCCGTTTTTATTCATCATTTCAATTCGGATACTTTGACTCTCCTCTTTTTTGTTCAAAAGCTTCGATACCGTTTCAATATCAGTCGCTTTTATATTGTCAATGCTTAAAACAATATTTCCTTTGAGTTCTGCTTCATATTGCTTCAAATTTTCATTAGTGATGGATCGGATTCTTACACCATAGTCCAGATGAAATTTCTTTTTATCTGCAGCATCTATATTTTCTAATTCTAATCCTTTGAATTCGGTAGTGAAAAATTCATTTTTACTCAAAATTACTGGAACTATTCTATTTTTTCCATCTCTGATAATCGTTACCTGAACTTTATCATTAGGTCTTTTAGTATTAATGTATCCAGAAAGATCGGCATAAGTAGCCACATTTTGATCATCTAGTTTTACAATAATATCCCCTTTTGTAAGTCCGGATTTTTCGGCACCGGAATTTTTAGTTACTTTATTGATATAAAATCCTTGTGTTTGTGAAATTTTTAATTCTTTGGAAGCAATATCATTCAATTCGCCTCCTTCAACACCCAAAATCCCTCTTTGTACATTACCAAATTCCATAAGGTCTTCTATTATTTTTCGGGCAATATTAGAAGGAATTGCAAAGGAATAACCAGTATAACTTC contains:
- a CDS encoding APC family permease; protein product: MEDQKPDDFKRELGLLDGTMLVVGSMIGSGIFIVSSDMVRQVGSAGWLIAIWVLTAMLTITAAVSYGELSAMFPKAGGQYVYIKEAYGKLIGFLYGWSFFAVIQTGTIAAVGVAFSKFAAYIYAPLSDENILFEMGYFKLNAAQIVSIITIILLTYINSRGVKNSKILQTVLTVIKISSLLGLIIFGFILGAKAEVWDANWTNAWDSKALDVASGSWLPISGTALLSGFVAAFVGSQFSSVAWEGVTFIAEEIKNPKRNVGLSLFLGTLIVGFIYTMANVMYVAVLPLQDIATAKSDRVAVVASQVIFGGMGTLIIAVMIMISTFACNNGLIMAGARVYYTMAKDGVFFKKAANLNHASVPEWALWAQCIWASVLCLTGKYGALLDFVVIIVLIFYILTIYGIFILRKKMPNVERPYKAFGYPFLPMFFIVVSSIISVTLLVTKTSTCGWGVFIMLLGIPVYYLTKMKE
- the ald gene encoding alanine dehydrogenase — its product is MIIGIPKEIKNNENRVALTPAGVAEFKKQGHIVYVQASAGENSGFSDKAYAEAGAELLPTIEDIYSIAEMIIKVKEPIASEYPLIKKDQLLFTYFHFASSEPLTHAMIERGAVCLAYETVEKADRSLPLLVPMSEVAGRMSIQEGAKYLEKPLKGKGILLGGVPGVPPAKVLVLGGGIVGTQAAKMAAGFGAQVTIMDVSLARLRYLSDVMPANVITIISNHYNIREAIATADLVIGAVLIPGAKAPHLITRDMLKLMSPGTVVVDVAVDQGGCIETCTPTTHENPTFIIDDIVHYCVANMPGAVPYTSTLALTNATLPYALQLANKGWQKACAENEELKKGLNIANGKILYKGVAEAWNLPFHEELVLENAVD
- a CDS encoding Lrp/AsnC family transcriptional regulator, yielding MILDETDKKILRLLQEDAHLTLKDIANQINLSLTPVHDRVKRLEKEGIIEKYVSILNKKKLGKNLTVYCQVTLVKQTYDISEGFNQAILNLPEVVECNFVSGSFDYMLKIVLPDMESYHHFHQKKLSVLSEVSLINSFFIISEVKSTTVLPI
- a CDS encoding glyceraldehyde-3-phosphate dehydrogenase; amino-acid sequence: MSITYEKEVSFQADRRRAGVELIKIISDLWYDKSIEMVLFRNQLIDRNVSEIINLHDYAGEFVGKPISVFDSVEIARAVLELDLPASKLDIGKLTYEYRLEDEKYPDTRHFILDKLKGARNSEEIQPKDVVLYGFGRIGRLLARELLSKTGKGNQLRLRAIVTRDKNDATSLEKRASLLRYDSIHGDFQGSVVADTKNNALIINGTTVHIITANAPEEIDYTLYGIDNALVIDNTGAFTNHEALSRHLISKGVDKVLLTAPGKGVPNIVHGVNQNEYNPDEINIFSAASCTTNAITPILKAVEDTLGVVKGHLETIHAYTNDQNLVDNMHKKYRRGRAAALNMVITETGAGSAVAKALPSLEGKLTSNAIRVPVPNGSLVVLNLEVSRATSIQEINAIMKKYALEGELVEQIKYSLNNELVSSDIVGTSAPSIYDSNATIVSNDGKNIVLYIWYDNEYGYSHQVIRLAKYIAKVRRFTYY